A single window of Apodemus sylvaticus chromosome 4, mApoSyl1.1, whole genome shotgun sequence DNA harbors:
- the Ppm1j gene encoding protein phosphatase 1J isoform X2, translating into MLNRVRSAVAHLVSSGGTSSQRSKSPDLPNATSAPPAAQETPKSPRGKPRIEVGGPQKTAEPPVSFSRPTFLQLSPGGLRRADDHIGRAVQSPPDTGRRLPWSTGYAEVINAGKSRHNEDQACCEVVYVESRKSITGVPREPGHNQGFCFYYWGLFDGHAGGGAAEMASRLLHRHIREQLKDLVDILQDPLPPPLCLPCSPRTPGVSKPSQLVSPQSGWSPQKEVTHDSLVVGAIESAFQLMDEQMARERRGHHVEGGCCALVVVYLLGKMYVANAGDSRAIIVRNGEIIPMSREFTPETERQRLQLLGFLKPELLGGEFTHLEFPRRVQPKELGQRMLYRDQNMTGWAYKKIELEDLRLPLVCGEGKKVRVYDLTQYEHCPDDVLVLGTDGLWDVTNDSEVAATVDRVLSSYEPNDPSRYTALAQALVLGARGIPRDRGWRLPNNKLGSGDDISVFVIPLGGPGSSYS; encoded by the exons ATGCTAAACCGGGTGCGCTCGGCCGTGGCGCACCTGGTGAGCTCGGGTGGCACTTCTTCCCAGCGCTCCAAGTCCCCAGATCTGCCCAACGCTACCTCGGCGCCTCCCGCCGCCCAAGAAACACCTAAGAGCCCCCGGGGGAAGCCTAGGATCGAGGTCGGCGGGCCCCAGAAGACCGCGGAGCCTCCAGTGAGCTTCTCTAGACCCACCTTTCTGCAGCTGAGCCCCGGGGGGCTGCGACGCGCCGACGACCACATAGGCCGGGCTGTGCAAAGCCCCCCAGACACCGGTCGCCGCCTGCCCTGGAGCACAGGCTATGCCGA GGTCATCAATGCTGGTAAGAGCAGACACAATGAGGACCAGGCTTGCTGCGAGGTCGTGTATGTGGAAAGCCGGAAGAGCATTACAGGGGTCCCCAGGGAGCCTGGCCATAACCAG GGGTTCTGCTTTTACTACTGGGGCCTTTTTGATGGGCACGCTGGTGGAGGAGCAGCTGAAATGGCCTCCCGGCTCCTGCATCGCCACATCCGGGAACAGCTAAAGGATCTAGTAGACATACTTCAGGACCCCTTGCCCCCGCCCCTCTGTCTCCCATGCTCTCCGAGAACCCCTGGAGTCTCTAAACCTTCACAGTTGGTCAGCCCTCAGTCCGGCTGGTCTCCACAGAAGGAAGTGACCCATGACAGTCTGGTTGTAGGGGCCATTGAGAGCGCCTTCCAGCTCATG GATGAGCAGATGGCTCGGGAGCGGCGTGGCCACCATGTGGAAGGGGGCTGCTGTGCACTGGTGGTGGTGTACCTGCTAGGCAAGATGTATGTGGCTAATGCAGGCGACAGCAG GGCCATCATTGTCCGGAATGGTGAAATCATTCCAATGTCCCGGGAGTTCACCCCAGAGACGGAGCGCCAGCGTCTTCAGCTGCTT GGCTTTCTGAAACCAGAACTGCTGGGCGGTGAGTTCACCCACCTTGAATTTCCCCGAAGAGTTCAGCCCAAGGAACTAGGACAGAGGATGCTGTACAGGGACCAGAATATGACTGGCTG GGCCTACAAAAAGATTGAGCTGGAGGATCTCAGGTTGCCTCTGGTCTGTGGGGAGGGCAAAAAG GTCCGAGTGTATGATCTGACACAGTATGAGCACTGTCCAGATGATGTGCTGGTCCTGGGAACAGATGGCTTGTGGGATGTGACCAATGACTCTGAGGTAGCTGCCACTGTGGACAGGGTGCTGTCATCCTATGAGCCCAATGATCCCAGCAG GTATACAGCTCTGGCCCAAGCTCTGGTCCTGGGGGCCCGGGGAATCCCCCGGGACCGTGGCTGGCGTCTCCCAAACAACAAGCTGGGTTCCGGGGATGACATCTCGGTCTTCGTCATCCCCCTGGGAGGGCCAGGCAGCAGTTACTCCTGA
- the Ppm1j gene encoding protein phosphatase 1J isoform X1, with the protein MLNRVRSAVAHLVSSGGTSSQRSKSPDLPNATSAPPAAQETPKSPRGKPRIEVGGPQKTAEPPVSFSRPTFLQLSPGGLRRADDHIGRAVQSPPDTGRRLPWSTGYAEVINAGKSRHNEDQACCEVVYVESRKSITGVPREPGHNQGFCFYYWGLFDGHAGGGAAEMASRLLHRHIREQLKDLVDILQDPLPPPLCLPCSPRTPGVSKPSQLVSPQSGWSPQKEVTHDSLVVGAIESAFQLMDEQMARERRGHHVEGGCCALVVVYLLGKMYVANAGDSRAIIVRNGEIIPMSREFTPETERQRLQLLGFLKPELLGGEFTHLEFPRRVQPKELGQRMLYRDQNMTGWAYKKIELEDLRLPLVCGEGKKARVMATIGVTRGLGDHNLKVCSSTLPIKPFLSCFPEVRVYDLTQYEHCPDDVLVLGTDGLWDVTNDSEVAATVDRVLSSYEPNDPSRYTALAQALVLGARGIPRDRGWRLPNNKLGSGDDISVFVIPLGGPGSSYS; encoded by the exons ATGCTAAACCGGGTGCGCTCGGCCGTGGCGCACCTGGTGAGCTCGGGTGGCACTTCTTCCCAGCGCTCCAAGTCCCCAGATCTGCCCAACGCTACCTCGGCGCCTCCCGCCGCCCAAGAAACACCTAAGAGCCCCCGGGGGAAGCCTAGGATCGAGGTCGGCGGGCCCCAGAAGACCGCGGAGCCTCCAGTGAGCTTCTCTAGACCCACCTTTCTGCAGCTGAGCCCCGGGGGGCTGCGACGCGCCGACGACCACATAGGCCGGGCTGTGCAAAGCCCCCCAGACACCGGTCGCCGCCTGCCCTGGAGCACAGGCTATGCCGA GGTCATCAATGCTGGTAAGAGCAGACACAATGAGGACCAGGCTTGCTGCGAGGTCGTGTATGTGGAAAGCCGGAAGAGCATTACAGGGGTCCCCAGGGAGCCTGGCCATAACCAG GGGTTCTGCTTTTACTACTGGGGCCTTTTTGATGGGCACGCTGGTGGAGGAGCAGCTGAAATGGCCTCCCGGCTCCTGCATCGCCACATCCGGGAACAGCTAAAGGATCTAGTAGACATACTTCAGGACCCCTTGCCCCCGCCCCTCTGTCTCCCATGCTCTCCGAGAACCCCTGGAGTCTCTAAACCTTCACAGTTGGTCAGCCCTCAGTCCGGCTGGTCTCCACAGAAGGAAGTGACCCATGACAGTCTGGTTGTAGGGGCCATTGAGAGCGCCTTCCAGCTCATG GATGAGCAGATGGCTCGGGAGCGGCGTGGCCACCATGTGGAAGGGGGCTGCTGTGCACTGGTGGTGGTGTACCTGCTAGGCAAGATGTATGTGGCTAATGCAGGCGACAGCAG GGCCATCATTGTCCGGAATGGTGAAATCATTCCAATGTCCCGGGAGTTCACCCCAGAGACGGAGCGCCAGCGTCTTCAGCTGCTT GGCTTTCTGAAACCAGAACTGCTGGGCGGTGAGTTCACCCACCTTGAATTTCCCCGAAGAGTTCAGCCCAAGGAACTAGGACAGAGGATGCTGTACAGGGACCAGAATATGACTGGCTG GGCCTACAAAAAGATTGAGCTGGAGGATCTCAGGTTGCCTCTGGTCTGTGGGGAGGGCAAAAAG gCCCGGGTAATGGCTACCATTGGGGTGACACGGGGCTTGGGAGACCACAACCTTAAGGTCTGCAGCTCTACTCTGCCCATCAAGCCTTTCCTGTCCTGCTTTCCTGAA GTCCGAGTGTATGATCTGACACAGTATGAGCACTGTCCAGATGATGTGCTGGTCCTGGGAACAGATGGCTTGTGGGATGTGACCAATGACTCTGAGGTAGCTGCCACTGTGGACAGGGTGCTGTCATCCTATGAGCCCAATGATCCCAGCAG GTATACAGCTCTGGCCCAAGCTCTGGTCCTGGGGGCCCGGGGAATCCCCCGGGACCGTGGCTGGCGTCTCCCAAACAACAAGCTGGGTTCCGGGGATGACATCTCGGTCTTCGTCATCCCCCTGGGAGGGCCAGGCAGCAGTTACTCCTGA
- the Ppm1j gene encoding protein phosphatase 1J isoform X3: MLNRVRSAVAHLVSSGGTSSQRSKSPDLPNATSAPPAAQETPKSPRGKPRIEVGGPQKTAEPPVSFSRPTFLQLSPGGLRRADDHIGRAVQSPPDTGRRLPWSTGYAEVINAGKSRHNEDQACCEVVYVESRKSITGVPREPGHNQGFCFYYWGLFDGHAGGGAAEMASRLLHRHIREQLKDLVDILQDPLPPPLCLPCSPRTPGVSKPSQLVSPQSGWSPQKEVTHDSLVVGAIESAFQLMDEQMARERRGHHVEGGCCALVVVYLLGKMYVANAGDSRAIIVRNGEIIPMSREFTPETERQRLQLLGFLKPELLGGEFTHLEFPRRVQPKELGQRMLYRDQNMTGWAYKKIELEDLRLPLVCGEGKKARVMATIGVTRGLGDHNLKVCSSTLPIKPFLSCFPEVRVYDLTQYEHCPDDVLVLGTDGLWDVTNDSEVYSSGPSSGPGGPGNPPGPWLASPKQQAGFRG, translated from the exons ATGCTAAACCGGGTGCGCTCGGCCGTGGCGCACCTGGTGAGCTCGGGTGGCACTTCTTCCCAGCGCTCCAAGTCCCCAGATCTGCCCAACGCTACCTCGGCGCCTCCCGCCGCCCAAGAAACACCTAAGAGCCCCCGGGGGAAGCCTAGGATCGAGGTCGGCGGGCCCCAGAAGACCGCGGAGCCTCCAGTGAGCTTCTCTAGACCCACCTTTCTGCAGCTGAGCCCCGGGGGGCTGCGACGCGCCGACGACCACATAGGCCGGGCTGTGCAAAGCCCCCCAGACACCGGTCGCCGCCTGCCCTGGAGCACAGGCTATGCCGA GGTCATCAATGCTGGTAAGAGCAGACACAATGAGGACCAGGCTTGCTGCGAGGTCGTGTATGTGGAAAGCCGGAAGAGCATTACAGGGGTCCCCAGGGAGCCTGGCCATAACCAG GGGTTCTGCTTTTACTACTGGGGCCTTTTTGATGGGCACGCTGGTGGAGGAGCAGCTGAAATGGCCTCCCGGCTCCTGCATCGCCACATCCGGGAACAGCTAAAGGATCTAGTAGACATACTTCAGGACCCCTTGCCCCCGCCCCTCTGTCTCCCATGCTCTCCGAGAACCCCTGGAGTCTCTAAACCTTCACAGTTGGTCAGCCCTCAGTCCGGCTGGTCTCCACAGAAGGAAGTGACCCATGACAGTCTGGTTGTAGGGGCCATTGAGAGCGCCTTCCAGCTCATG GATGAGCAGATGGCTCGGGAGCGGCGTGGCCACCATGTGGAAGGGGGCTGCTGTGCACTGGTGGTGGTGTACCTGCTAGGCAAGATGTATGTGGCTAATGCAGGCGACAGCAG GGCCATCATTGTCCGGAATGGTGAAATCATTCCAATGTCCCGGGAGTTCACCCCAGAGACGGAGCGCCAGCGTCTTCAGCTGCTT GGCTTTCTGAAACCAGAACTGCTGGGCGGTGAGTTCACCCACCTTGAATTTCCCCGAAGAGTTCAGCCCAAGGAACTAGGACAGAGGATGCTGTACAGGGACCAGAATATGACTGGCTG GGCCTACAAAAAGATTGAGCTGGAGGATCTCAGGTTGCCTCTGGTCTGTGGGGAGGGCAAAAAG gCCCGGGTAATGGCTACCATTGGGGTGACACGGGGCTTGGGAGACCACAACCTTAAGGTCTGCAGCTCTACTCTGCCCATCAAGCCTTTCCTGTCCTGCTTTCCTGAA GTCCGAGTGTATGATCTGACACAGTATGAGCACTGTCCAGATGATGTGCTGGTCCTGGGAACAGATGGCTTGTGGGATGTGACCAATGACTCTGAG GTATACAGCTCTGGCCCAAGCTCTGGTCCTGGGGGCCCGGGGAATCCCCCGGGACCGTGGCTGGCGTCTCCCAAACAACAAGCTGGGTTCCGGGGATGA